Proteins encoded by one window of Haematobia irritans isolate KBUSLIRL chromosome 2, ASM5000362v1, whole genome shotgun sequence:
- the Ror gene encoding tyrosine-protein kinase transmembrane receptor Ror isoform X3: MNQNCRIYALPSLCYSTLPICRTPERTNMLYFANRATHKERKIIKNVTTALTPTLENNRQHNRRKRFVDKNNLELKLALKRKTSIAYDDIFSGVVSGQYPPTRETENLRRICRDECELLENELCQKEYAIAKRHPVIGQKLPLEECSTLPRHSDCSSLGIVIDVDKFQTCYWDDGESYRGTLSTSASGKNCLRWSWLMKEISDYPELAGQNYCRNPGGIEEKPWCFVDDTSFEKIIEPCDIPKCSENIWLYIFTTIVTITAVLLIYGFMVITKRRRCGEMTSIQHINTPNADKNIYGSSQTNGSVEMSRVSMTASSPILVQNNDRGSVLKIPHYSLHDVEFVEELGEGAFGKVYKGQLTLCCGEKTFVAIKALKEDASYKTQQDFRREIELISDLKHDNIVCILGVVLNKEPYCMLFEYMSNGDLHEFLIANSPNENKSLSQLDFLKISVQISEGMEYLSGHHYVHRDLAARNCLVGENLMVKISDFGLSRDIYSSDYYRVQSKSLLPVRWMPSESILYGKFTTESDVWSFGVVLWEIYSYGMQPYYGYSNQEVINLVRSRQLLTCPDACPTAVYSLMIECWHEQSVRRPSFAEITLRLKTWYLGQQEMVNHS; the protein is encoded by the exons ATGAATCAAAACTGCCGCATTTACGCTCTTCCGAGTTTGTGTTATAGTACTCTACCCATATGCCGCACACCAGAACGTACCAATATGCTTTATTTTGCTAATAGAGCTACACATAAAGagcgaaaaataataaaaaatgtaaccACAGCTTTAACACCAACATTAGAGAATAATAGACAACATAACCGTCGTAAGCGATTTGTggataaaaataatttggagCTTAAGCTAGCGTTGAAACGAAAGACGTCCATTGCATATGATGATATTTTTTCCGGAGTAGTATCTGGTCAGTATCCCCCAACAAGGGAAACTGAAAATCTAAGGCGGATATGTAGAGATGAATGCGAACTTTTGGAGAACGAACTTTGTCAGAAAGAATACGCAATAGCTAAGCGCCATCCAGTAATAGGGCAAAAGTTACCACTTGAAGAATGTTCTACACTTCCGCGCCACAGCGATTGTTCAAGCCTTGGTATTGTGATAGACGTTGAtaaatttcaaacttgttacTGGGATGACGGTGAGAGTTATAGAGGAACATTGTCCACATCTGCATCGGGAAAGAATTGCTTACGCTGGTCTTGGCTTATGAAGGAAATATCGGACTATCCTGAATTGGCTGGACAAAACTACTGCAG AAATCCCGGAGGTATAGAAGAAAAGCCATGGTGCTTTGTAGATGACACATCATTTGAGAAAATCATAGAGCCGTGTGATATTCCCAAATGCTCCGAAAATATTTGGTTATATATTTTTACAACAATTGTTACGATTACCGCCGTACTTTTAATATACGGTTTTATGGTCATAACAAAACGTAGGAGATGCGGCGAAATGACAAGCATACAACAT ATAAACACTCCCAATGCTGATAAGAACATATATGGAAGCTCCCAAACGAATGGCTCAGTGGAAATGTCCCGCGTTAGTATGACTGCATCATCGCCGATTTTAGTACAAAACAACGATAGAGGATCTGTTCTTAAAATACCACATTATTCCCTACACGATGTTGAGTTTGTCGAAGAATTGGGGGAAGGGGCATTCg GAAAGGTATATAAAGGTCAGTTGACTCTGTGTTGTGGTGAAAAGACGTTTGTTGCTATCAAGGCCCTGAAAGAAGATGCGTCTTATAAAACACAACAAGATTTTAGACGTGAGATAGAATTAATCTCGGATCTTAAACATGACAACATAGTCTGTATTCTTGGAGTAGTACTAAATAAAGAACCATACTGTATGCTTTTTGAATACATGTCAAATGGGGACTTGCATGAGTTTTTGATTGCCAATTCACCGAATGAAAACAAGTCCTTATCTCAActtgattttctaaaaatatcggTACAAATAAGTGAAGGAATGGAATATTTGTCGGGACATCACTATGTGCACCGTGATTTAGCGGCTCGTAATTGTCTAGTTGGCGAAAACCTAATGGTAAAAATATCAGATTTTGGTCTCTCTCGAGACATATATAGCTCCGATTACTACAG GGTCCAATCGAAATCACTTTTGCCTGTCCGTTGGATGCCATCCGAATCTATTCTCTATGGTAAATTCACAACTGAAAGTGATGTTTGGTCATTTGGAGttgttttatgggaaatttataGCTATGGAATGCAG CCATATTATGGATATAGCAACCAGGAAGTGATTAATTTGGTGAGATCTAGACAACTTTTGACCTGCCCTGATGCTTGCCCAACTGCGGTATATTCGCTAATGATCGAATGTTGGCATGAACAATCTGTAAGAAGGCCATCATTTGCAGAGATCACCCTTCGCTTGAAAACATGGTATCTTGGTCAACAGGAAATGGTGAACCATTCGTAG
- the Ror gene encoding tyrosine-protein kinase transmembrane receptor Ror isoform X2, with product MIGESNKGYVNSEIPPGICQYYNGTICKDFLQGYVFIPPNLSIEELEERLKSAYGVIKDSKDMNQNCRIYALPSLCYSTLPICRTPERTNMLYFANRATHKERKIIKNVTTALTPTLENNRQHNRRKRFVDKNNLELKLALKRKTSIAYDDIFSGVVSGQYPPTRETENLRRICRDECELLENELCQKEYAIAKRHPVIGQKLPLEECSTLPRHSDCSSLGIVIDVDKFQTCYWDDGESYRGTLSTSASGKNCLRWSWLMKEISDYPELAGQNYCRNPGGIEEKPWCFVDDTSFEKIIEPCDIPKCSENIWLYIFTTIVTITAVLLIYGFMVITKRRRCGEMTSIQHINTPNADKNIYGSSQTNGSVEMSRVSMTASSPILVQNNDRGSVLKIPHYSLHDVEFVEELGEGAFGKVYKGQLTLCCGEKTFVAIKALKEDASYKTQQDFRREIELISDLKHDNIVCILGVVLNKEPYCMLFEYMSNGDLHEFLIANSPNENKSLSQLDFLKISVQISEGMEYLSGHHYVHRDLAARNCLVGENLMVKISDFGLSRDIYSSDYYRVQSKSLLPVRWMPSESILYGKFTTESDVWSFGVVLWEIYSYGMQPYYGYSNQEVINLVRSRQLLTCPDACPTAVYSLMIECWHEQSVRRPSFAEITLRLKTWYLGQQEMVNHS from the exons AGACATGAATCAAAACTGCCGCATTTACGCTCTTCCGAGTTTGTGTTATAGTACTCTACCCATATGCCGCACACCAGAACGTACCAATATGCTTTATTTTGCTAATAGAGCTACACATAAAGagcgaaaaataataaaaaatgtaaccACAGCTTTAACACCAACATTAGAGAATAATAGACAACATAACCGTCGTAAGCGATTTGTggataaaaataatttggagCTTAAGCTAGCGTTGAAACGAAAGACGTCCATTGCATATGATGATATTTTTTCCGGAGTAGTATCTGGTCAGTATCCCCCAACAAGGGAAACTGAAAATCTAAGGCGGATATGTAGAGATGAATGCGAACTTTTGGAGAACGAACTTTGTCAGAAAGAATACGCAATAGCTAAGCGCCATCCAGTAATAGGGCAAAAGTTACCACTTGAAGAATGTTCTACACTTCCGCGCCACAGCGATTGTTCAAGCCTTGGTATTGTGATAGACGTTGAtaaatttcaaacttgttacTGGGATGACGGTGAGAGTTATAGAGGAACATTGTCCACATCTGCATCGGGAAAGAATTGCTTACGCTGGTCTTGGCTTATGAAGGAAATATCGGACTATCCTGAATTGGCTGGACAAAACTACTGCAG AAATCCCGGAGGTATAGAAGAAAAGCCATGGTGCTTTGTAGATGACACATCATTTGAGAAAATCATAGAGCCGTGTGATATTCCCAAATGCTCCGAAAATATTTGGTTATATATTTTTACAACAATTGTTACGATTACCGCCGTACTTTTAATATACGGTTTTATGGTCATAACAAAACGTAGGAGATGCGGCGAAATGACAAGCATACAACAT ATAAACACTCCCAATGCTGATAAGAACATATATGGAAGCTCCCAAACGAATGGCTCAGTGGAAATGTCCCGCGTTAGTATGACTGCATCATCGCCGATTTTAGTACAAAACAACGATAGAGGATCTGTTCTTAAAATACCACATTATTCCCTACACGATGTTGAGTTTGTCGAAGAATTGGGGGAAGGGGCATTCg GAAAGGTATATAAAGGTCAGTTGACTCTGTGTTGTGGTGAAAAGACGTTTGTTGCTATCAAGGCCCTGAAAGAAGATGCGTCTTATAAAACACAACAAGATTTTAGACGTGAGATAGAATTAATCTCGGATCTTAAACATGACAACATAGTCTGTATTCTTGGAGTAGTACTAAATAAAGAACCATACTGTATGCTTTTTGAATACATGTCAAATGGGGACTTGCATGAGTTTTTGATTGCCAATTCACCGAATGAAAACAAGTCCTTATCTCAActtgattttctaaaaatatcggTACAAATAAGTGAAGGAATGGAATATTTGTCGGGACATCACTATGTGCACCGTGATTTAGCGGCTCGTAATTGTCTAGTTGGCGAAAACCTAATGGTAAAAATATCAGATTTTGGTCTCTCTCGAGACATATATAGCTCCGATTACTACAG GGTCCAATCGAAATCACTTTTGCCTGTCCGTTGGATGCCATCCGAATCTATTCTCTATGGTAAATTCACAACTGAAAGTGATGTTTGGTCATTTGGAGttgttttatgggaaatttataGCTATGGAATGCAG CCATATTATGGATATAGCAACCAGGAAGTGATTAATTTGGTGAGATCTAGACAACTTTTGACCTGCCCTGATGCTTGCCCAACTGCGGTATATTCGCTAATGATCGAATGTTGGCATGAACAATCTGTAAGAAGGCCATCATTTGCAGAGATCACCCTTCGCTTGAAAACATGGTATCTTGGTCAACAGGAAATGGTGAACCATTCGTAG